From the genome of Halobellus litoreus, one region includes:
- a CDS encoding BGTF surface domain-containing protein — protein sequence MTVDGADVTDRYTLDANGSTDGQVLLSSGTPVDPRSKMTVEIDAVNDSIDTETIEPGSVDVTVAGAAVGEDDGEASAYAGTTLALVTDDGSVDTNQTFAVEDGSGTVVFSGQTGAGSQVFAFDTAARDWSGNYTIETALEDGSVDRRLDVALPELDLTADVADRTVTTADPIEGTVDADAAGRVLEVVLRSDDDGSDVVERTDVTLGDDGTARFEFAATTVADAGPGSYTVEVVDAGSGATVESARIRVDDAEETSLSPSPPVVEDPAEELNASFRSPVVEEHAGDVAAFAVELDNTETAAVTVGSDANGFRANATVVDGNGDGTVGVRFNTAAAAGAETIPTDGGAVFGAIRENASGDEGTDAIRGAEFADGHNLAESIEPGNYSLAVRPGTDSNATVTDTGTLVVLPAAPTNLTTWVAPAGSAFSTRDVVAEAIDRHRLTRTAEVAVGDVVVHRVVVPGLAGEFARRPGTPTEAFFALSGAGDDSLYAFDVARVETSEGNLTGRTASSSDDGGRYVPDEGNASVVADPANDTYVIAYESTEAVGLRAGESRAAAFTVAAGWPYNGQSVENRTLTGEYELLDAGVSTVDDPIVVENATNQSIGGTTNVAPGTEFELRIRSANGTDRQLLKTKRAVVGPSGAWNVSVDFDTQRRGDRFTLTSAVDVIAPGDELLVDGVVGAVVPNASVVTSTNRMVGGGGGQGGGNGGSGGGAAAAADSASATPTAQPATPSGEADSGGSVLDSTRRFLGGVLGTFVDDAGEETLRSRLFGFDVLVSAGALTTVALFVSRRQ from the coding sequence GTGACGGTCGACGGAGCCGACGTGACCGACCGATACACGCTCGACGCGAACGGGTCGACCGACGGGCAGGTCCTATTGAGTTCGGGGACACCGGTGGATCCGCGATCGAAGATGACCGTCGAGATCGACGCCGTGAACGACTCGATCGACACCGAGACGATCGAACCGGGATCGGTGGACGTGACCGTCGCGGGCGCGGCCGTCGGCGAGGACGACGGGGAGGCGAGCGCCTACGCGGGAACGACACTGGCGTTGGTCACGGACGACGGCTCCGTCGATACGAATCAGACGTTCGCGGTCGAAGACGGGAGCGGGACGGTCGTCTTCTCCGGGCAGACCGGAGCAGGCAGCCAAGTGTTCGCGTTCGACACGGCGGCGCGCGACTGGAGCGGGAACTACACGATCGAGACCGCGCTGGAAGACGGATCGGTCGACCGGAGACTCGACGTGGCGCTCCCCGAACTGGACCTGACTGCCGACGTCGCGGACCGAACCGTCACGACTGCCGACCCCATCGAGGGAACGGTCGACGCGGACGCCGCCGGTCGCGTCCTCGAAGTCGTCCTCCGTTCGGACGACGACGGCTCCGATGTCGTCGAGCGAACGGACGTGACGCTCGGCGACGACGGGACCGCGCGGTTCGAGTTCGCGGCCACGACGGTCGCGGATGCGGGACCCGGAAGCTACACGGTCGAGGTGGTCGACGCCGGATCCGGCGCGACGGTCGAGTCCGCTCGTATCCGCGTGGACGATGCGGAGGAGACGTCGTTGTCTCCGTCGCCGCCGGTAGTCGAGGACCCCGCCGAGGAGCTGAACGCGTCGTTCCGGTCTCCCGTCGTGGAGGAGCACGCCGGCGACGTCGCCGCCTTCGCCGTCGAATTGGACAACACCGAGACCGCGGCCGTGACCGTCGGCAGCGACGCGAACGGGTTCCGTGCGAACGCGACGGTCGTCGACGGCAACGGGGACGGCACCGTCGGAGTGCGGTTCAACACCGCCGCGGCGGCGGGGGCGGAGACGATCCCGACCGACGGCGGTGCGGTCTTCGGAGCGATCCGGGAGAACGCGTCCGGCGACGAAGGCACCGACGCGATCCGCGGGGCCGAGTTCGCAGACGGTCACAACCTGGCGGAGTCGATCGAACCGGGGAACTACAGCCTCGCGGTCCGACCGGGAACGGACTCGAACGCGACCGTCACCGACACCGGGACGCTGGTCGTCCTCCCGGCCGCGCCGACGAACCTCACTACCTGGGTCGCGCCGGCCGGGTCGGCGTTTTCGACCCGCGACGTCGTTGCGGAGGCGATCGACCGGCACCGACTCACGAGGACCGCCGAGGTCGCGGTCGGCGACGTCGTCGTCCATCGGGTGGTCGTCCCCGGCCTCGCCGGCGAGTTCGCTCGCCGGCCCGGAACGCCGACCGAAGCGTTCTTCGCGCTCTCGGGAGCGGGCGACGACTCGCTGTACGCGTTCGACGTCGCTCGCGTCGAGACGAGCGAGGGCAACCTCACCGGGCGAACGGCATCGTCGAGTGACGACGGGGGCCGGTACGTGCCGGACGAGGGCAACGCGAGCGTGGTCGCCGATCCGGCAAACGACACCTACGTCATCGCCTACGAGAGCACCGAGGCGGTCGGTCTCCGGGCCGGCGAGTCGCGCGCCGCCGCGTTCACGGTGGCCGCCGGCTGGCCCTACAACGGACAGAGTGTCGAGAACCGGACGCTCACCGGGGAGTACGAACTCCTCGACGCCGGGGTGTCGACCGTCGACGACCCGATCGTCGTCGAGAACGCGACGAACCAGTCCATCGGGGGAACGACGAACGTCGCCCCCGGGACCGAGTTCGAACTCCGGATTCGCTCGGCGAACGGGACCGACCGGCAGTTGCTGAAGACCAAGCGGGCCGTCGTGGGCCCGAGCGGAGCGTGGAACGTGAGCGTCGACTTCGACACGCAGCGACGGGGCGATCGGTTCACCTTGACCTCCGCGGTCGACGTGATCGCACCCGGAGACGAACTCCTCGTCGACGGCGTGGTCGGGGCCGTCGTGCCGAACGCGTCCGTGGTCACCTCGACGAACCGAATGGTAGGTGGCGGCGGTGGCCAGGGCGGAGGCAACGGCGGGAGCGGAGGCGGTGCGGCGGCCGCAGCGGACAGCGCGAGCGCGACGCCGACGGCGCAACCCGCGACGCCGAGCGGAGAGGCCGATTCCGGGGGGTCCGTACTCGATTCGACGCGGCGGTTCCTCGGTGGCGTGCTTGGAACCTTCGTCGACGACGCGGGCGAGGAGACGCTGCGAAGTCGGCTGTTTGGCTTCGACGTCCTCGTCTCGGCGGGCGCGTTGACGACGGTGGCGCTGTTCGTCTCCCGTCGACAGTGA
- a CDS encoding sugar phosphate nucleotidyltransferase produces MKAVVLAGGYATRMWPITKDRPKMFLPVGDGTVIDIIFDDLETDDRIDEVFVSTNERFADDFEAFLADAPYEKPTVSVEETVAEDEKFGVVGALAQLIEREGVEDDLVVIAGDNLLSFDVSEFVDFFESSGTPCLAAYDVGSKERAKSYGLVQLDGDRVIDFQEKPDDPQSTLVSIACYAFPAETLPDFETYLADGNNPDEPGWFLKWLQEHGTVKAFTFDGAWFDIGTPESYLEAVSWHLGGETYVHDDATVENSELGANVHVMAGASVTDSRLERSVVFSDAVIRDADIRNTIVDKDTHIENLDLSNALIGAHSHLE; encoded by the coding sequence ATGAAGGCTGTCGTCCTCGCAGGCGGGTACGCGACGCGTATGTGGCCGATCACCAAAGACCGGCCGAAGATGTTTCTCCCGGTCGGCGACGGCACCGTCATCGACATCATCTTCGACGACCTCGAGACCGACGACCGAATCGACGAGGTGTTCGTGAGCACCAACGAGCGCTTCGCCGACGATTTCGAGGCGTTCCTCGCGGACGCCCCCTACGAGAAACCGACGGTGTCGGTCGAGGAGACCGTCGCGGAGGACGAGAAGTTCGGCGTCGTCGGCGCGCTCGCCCAGCTCATCGAGCGCGAGGGCGTCGAGGACGACCTCGTGGTCATCGCCGGCGACAATCTCCTCTCCTTCGACGTCTCGGAGTTCGTCGACTTCTTCGAGTCGAGCGGGACTCCGTGTCTCGCCGCCTACGACGTTGGCTCGAAGGAGCGGGCGAAGTCCTACGGGCTCGTCCAGTTGGATGGCGACCGCGTGATCGACTTCCAGGAGAAGCCCGACGACCCCCAGAGCACGCTCGTCTCCATCGCCTGCTACGCGTTCCCCGCCGAGACCCTCCCGGACTTCGAGACCTACCTCGCGGACGGCAACAACCCCGACGAGCCCGGGTGGTTCCTGAAGTGGCTCCAGGAGCACGGGACGGTCAAGGCGTTCACGTTCGACGGCGCGTGGTTCGACATCGGGACGCCGGAGAGCTACCTCGAGGCGGTGTCGTGGCACCTCGGCGGCGAGACGTACGTCCACGACGACGCCACCGTCGAGAACTCCGAACTCGGGGCCAACGTCCACGTGATGGCCGGCGCGTCGGTGACGGACTCCCGCCTCGAACGGTCGGTCGTCTTCTCGGACGCCGTCATCCGCGACGCCGACATCCGGAACACCATCGTCGATAAGGACACCCACATCGAGAACCTCGACCTCTCGAACGCGCTGATCGGCGCGCACTCGCATCTCGAATAG
- a CDS encoding diphthine--ammonia ligase, translated as MTDSGSWVSLFSGGKDSSWALYRALAEGLNVSHLLTVHPGEDSYMYHVPETRLAGLAAESIGIDLVEVDPGDLDAADVDDAGAQGDRELEPLEAALVELDAGLDGDLAGVTAGAVESEFQTSRIRGMCDRLGIDLFAPLWQRDPRELADEMLDAGFEIRIVQVAARGLDESWLGRTLDADALAELTALNEEYGVHVLGEGGEFETLVTDGPHMDRPIELEYETVWEGTRGHIRVTDARLGE; from the coding sequence ATGACCGACTCCGGATCCTGGGTGAGCCTCTTCTCCGGCGGCAAGGACTCCTCGTGGGCGCTCTATCGCGCGCTTGCGGAGGGACTGAACGTCTCGCACCTCCTGACGGTTCATCCCGGCGAGGACTCGTATATGTACCACGTCCCCGAGACGCGGCTGGCCGGCCTCGCGGCCGAGAGCATCGGCATCGACCTCGTGGAGGTCGATCCGGGCGATCTCGACGCCGCCGACGTCGACGACGCGGGCGCGCAGGGCGATAGAGAGTTGGAACCGCTCGAAGCCGCGCTCGTCGAACTCGACGCTGGCCTCGACGGCGACCTGGCAGGCGTCACGGCCGGCGCCGTCGAGAGCGAGTTCCAGACCTCGCGGATTCGCGGGATGTGCGACCGCCTGGGCATCGATCTCTTCGCGCCGCTGTGGCAGCGCGATCCACGGGAATTGGCCGACGAGATGCTCGACGCCGGCTTCGAGATCCGGATCGTCCAGGTGGCCGCGCGCGGCCTCGACGAGTCGTGGCTGGGTCGGACGCTCGACGCCGACGCGCTCGCGGAACTGACAGCGCTCAACGAAGAGTACGGCGTGCACGTCCTCGGCGAGGGCGGCGAGTTCGAGACGCTCGTCACCGACGGGCCGCACATGGACCGCCCGATCGAACTGGAGTACGAGACGGTGTGGGAGGGGACGCGCGGACATATCCGCGTGACGGACGCACGGCTCGGGGAGTGA
- a CDS encoding HD domain-containing protein, translating to MGVEIKESTVDGEEFEEMKRFVRDYLAASVESEDHGGRMRWYPWHSAEYRFNHILNVVDIATRIAEREGADVDVVRVAALFHDISKLEADQEVHAEEGARVAREYLEAHGDFPQSFVEQVCQVVADHSYQGPLADVSLETQSLIEADILDKVGANGTALMLLRMGYEARTHMDAAEMVERVLERGHDATERVNSDAAESIAHKRLTRVKWFREWLEAEVPEMDHGVDDDPQT from the coding sequence GTGGGCGTTGAAATCAAGGAGTCGACGGTCGACGGCGAGGAATTCGAGGAGATGAAGCGGTTCGTCCGCGACTACCTCGCCGCGAGCGTCGAGAGCGAAGACCACGGCGGTCGGATGCGGTGGTACCCCTGGCACAGCGCCGAGTACCGCTTCAATCACATCCTGAACGTCGTCGACATCGCGACCCGGATCGCCGAGCGCGAGGGCGCGGACGTCGACGTCGTCCGCGTCGCCGCGCTCTTTCACGACATCTCGAAGCTCGAAGCCGACCAGGAGGTCCACGCCGAGGAGGGCGCACGCGTCGCGCGCGAGTACCTGGAGGCCCACGGCGACTTCCCGCAGTCGTTCGTCGAGCAGGTGTGTCAGGTCGTCGCCGACCACTCCTACCAGGGGCCGCTCGCGGACGTCTCTCTCGAGACCCAGAGCCTCATCGAGGCCGACATCCTCGACAAGGTCGGCGCGAACGGCACGGCGCTGATGCTGCTCCGGATGGGCTACGAGGCCCGGACGCACATGGACGCCGCCGAGATGGTCGAGCGCGTGCTCGAACGCGGCCACGACGCCACGGAGCGGGTCAACTCCGACGCCGCAGAGAGCATCGCCCACAAGCGGCTCACGCGCGTCAAGTGGTTCCGCGAGTGGCTCGAAGCCGAAGTGCCGGAGATGGACCACGGGGTCGACGACGACCCCCAAACCTGA
- a CDS encoding cupin domain-containing protein has product MDADYSVVDPETIEAERFPESGNLHRKLTDALGCTEMRVNTVTLEPGEETTPHAHERQEEVYVALDGGSVEVDGESYDVAPGGVVRIGPEPTRSVRNESDDAAQTWVMFGAPPLGTVDDFGEYTVPDDGRE; this is encoded by the coding sequence ATGGACGCCGATTACAGCGTCGTCGACCCCGAAACGATCGAGGCCGAACGGTTCCCCGAATCCGGGAATCTCCACCGGAAGCTCACCGACGCGCTGGGCTGCACCGAGATGCGCGTGAACACGGTCACGCTCGAACCGGGGGAGGAGACGACTCCGCACGCCCACGAACGGCAGGAAGAGGTGTACGTGGCCCTCGACGGCGGATCGGTCGAAGTCGACGGGGAGAGCTACGACGTCGCGCCGGGCGGCGTCGTCCGCATCGGTCCGGAGCCGACCCGGAGCGTCCGCAACGAGAGCGACGACGCCGCGCAGACGTGGGTGATGTTCGGTGCGCCGCCGCTGGGCACGGTCGACGATTTCGGCGAGTACACGGTGCCCGACGACGGACGGGAGTAA
- a CDS encoding transcriptional regulator, with translation MVEPGEEATTRQLIADTLRTGPHDAPELSTAVGIPKSAVYRHVEHVAQTIGSADSDEQFLVAPPECRACGFDGFDDALNDPSRCPECRSERVAEPQFLIE, from the coding sequence ATGGTCGAACCGGGCGAGGAGGCGACGACACGGCAACTGATCGCGGACACGCTTCGGACGGGGCCGCACGATGCGCCCGAACTCTCGACTGCGGTGGGGATTCCGAAATCCGCCGTCTACCGGCACGTCGAACACGTCGCGCAGACGATCGGAAGCGCCGACTCCGACGAGCAGTTCCTGGTCGCGCCGCCAGAGTGCCGCGCGTGCGGCTTCGACGGCTTCGACGACGCGCTGAACGACCCCTCGCGGTGTCCGGAGTGCCGCTCGGAGCGGGTCGCCGAACCGCAGTTCCTGATCGAGTGA
- a CDS encoding Yip1 family protein has product MPSEFPPPLSDRVKLAAAVVLLVTFVYSFVIAAQILLWFVLVGIAAGIYIAWLLVLAVFRLVEAVERLAAAKEDEVRDRREMAGIEAERASREHVAGAEPDPDASVGAASGGIGRDRAGDGTEEEPENDGPDEEPDRDGPDEER; this is encoded by the coding sequence ATGCCCTCCGAGTTTCCACCACCGCTGTCCGACCGCGTCAAACTCGCCGCCGCCGTCGTCCTCCTCGTCACGTTCGTGTACAGTTTCGTCATCGCGGCACAGATCCTCCTGTGGTTCGTCCTCGTCGGGATCGCCGCCGGTATCTACATCGCCTGGCTGCTCGTCCTCGCGGTGTTCCGCCTGGTCGAGGCGGTCGAGCGCCTCGCCGCCGCGAAGGAGGACGAGGTCCGCGACCGACGGGAGATGGCCGGCATCGAGGCCGAGCGCGCGAGCCGGGAGCACGTCGCGGGTGCGGAACCCGATCCGGACGCGTCCGTCGGGGCGGCCAGTGGAGGGATCGGCCGCGACAGAGCCGGGGATGGAACCGAAGAGGAGCCTGAAAACGACGGCCCCGACGAAGAGCCTGACCGGGACGGCCCCGACGAGGAGCGCTGA